The DNA window AGTGTCGCCGACGACCTCGATCACCCGTTCTCCACCCTTCGCAACGGCTTTTGCCCCGTCTTGGCCGGCTTGGACGACTTGGCCGCCCTTTTTGCCGACGGCATCGACGATCTCGCCGCCCGTTTTGAGGACTCCCTCGACCCCTTCCTTCGGTCGGGGCGCGTACGCGATCGTCACGCTCTTCGGCACGAACCCGCACGCCCCCCAGAAATCGCTCTTGTAGCTCACGAAGCCGTAGCCACCTACACCCCAGTCTTCTGCCCACGAGTTCCGTACTTCGAAGGCTTGCCGGTCGTCGTCGTAGCCAGTCAGGACGACTGCGTGATTCGGCCGTCCCCTCGAAACGATGACCCTATCGGTCTTGACGCCTTGAAGCGGATCGGCATTCAGATGCACGATCACAGGCCCTTTTTTCAGAGCCGTCTTGAGCGAAGCGACGTTGGCGATCGGTCCGCCGGTCAGCGGCACCCCGGCGGTCAGCGGTACGGCCCTGAAAACGTCGTTTAACTTCGCGCGCTTGGCCAGATCTTTGTCGCGCCACGGCATCTTTTCCTCTTCACAGACACCGAACTTCACAACCGTGGCGAGGGCGATTTGCGCCGCGTTGGGCGTGTCGAGCACGCCCAGATTGTGGCCCGACTTGTTCAGCAGATCCTGCTCCGACAGGTCGAGGTCTCGGCCCGTTTCGCGCTTGTACGTGATTTCCATCGCCGCGATCGTGGCGAAGGCCACACACGCGTTGCTGTCGCCTTGATCCCGCACGGGACCGCAGAACTCGCGATACGACAGTTTTTCCGCCGACACGCTGGAAGCGAAACAGCCCAGCAGAACCAGGACCACGAAATTGGGCTTGGCATTGCCCATAATAGCCTCTCGATGCCGAATTGGCATCCGGTAGAAACACGATGGCGATCAGCACGGTGGCCGATTCGGCACCATCGTCGAGGGCAAAATCTAGCCCCGCGTTGGAGGAACCTTCAACAGCAAAAAGCGGGGGAAAATTCGGGGGCTGGCCGAAACCTGGAAGGGGAGACGGTGACCAAATCTGCGTTTTTGACCCTATCCGGCGACCTGGGCTGGGGGAGGCGGGTTCCCCAGGAAAAAACTGTCGCCGTTCTCGTTCTCACTGACTGACTTGACGACCTTCGGCGTCAGGCCCCGGTATGCCTCGGTTCAGGCGGCGATCGGTGATAAATCCCCCGGCGGCAACGAATCCGCCGGCGTCGAGCCGGTGATCACAATGACGGCACCTGAATCAGGCAACCGATGACCCCCTCGCCGGGACAGCGGTCTCTCCGTTCTTCAAAACGGAGCAGGGAACCGGTACGTGCGCGCCCATCAGAACTAAAATGCCACCGCGCGGTCATTCTGCAAAATGATCCGAAGTAAGGGGCCGAGCGACGCGCCCCGGCGGCGTCTCTCTTGAACTCGCACGGGAGACCCCGCCCATCTCTAAACTATGCTTAAAATAACTATTGAATCTTAAATGGATACGGCGTAAGATCTGCCCATGGACGTGGAGCCTGAAGATCGCCGTGCCATGGAAGTCGTCGAGGTTGCGGAAAAGGCCTTGGCCGCTCTAGCCGCGGAAGCGGCTGTCGCTCGCGACTACACTCGCGCCGCACGGTTGCTCGAAATAGCGCAGCGACTGGTTGCGTTGGCCCGGGCTGCCGGGCTGGACCCGGGCGTCAATACTTCGCCTCCTGACCTGTCGAAGTCCGGCTCTGGTAACGGCTTCGTGACTGCGAACGCATCTCCGTCAACAAGCCATTCGACGGCAAACCGTTCCAAGACAGTTGTGGAGGAGCGGGGAGCAGTACAGCCATCCGATCGCCCGGCGACCTCCCGGCTTCGCGGTCGTGCGGCTGGCTATCCTCGATTCAAGCGGTCAGGCGATACTCTCGTCAAAGTGGGCTGGTCAAAATCGGATCGCGCCACTTACGAACACCGTTGCCCGAAGGATGCCCTTGAGCTGCTTGTTCGCCGTATTGAATCGCTGGCGACCTCTCCGGAATTCGCCGAAACCGGACGTTTTACCACCGATCAACTCCTCCCTCTGATCGATGCAGCCACCGGCGACGAAGTACCGACCTACCGCCACTACATGTGCCTGGCGTGGCTTAGTCAGGTCGGCGTTTTCGAGAAGCACGGCCGCCAGGGGTACACACTTGCGCAGAGTTCCGGGAGTCTAGACGCCATCGTAGCCAACGCGTGGGAGAAGCTGCCGACGCGGTAGTGGTCGTCGGAGGACGGAGACGCCACTCCACATTGATATAGAAAATCACGAACGTGGATTTAGTTCCACAGTACCGGTTATAGTCACGCCTGGAGAAGGGGAAGTCATGTCATCTGAGCCGAAGTACGCTGAACCGTTCATCGTCGATAACGCCGCTCCCGACTACAAAGTCGCTGACCTCGTCCGCCGCTGGTCTCGCGCCGCTGTCGAACTTGACGTCGCCACCGGCCACTTCGAGATTGGTGGCATACTCGCGCTTCGCGACGACTGGACCGGCGTCAAGCGATTCCGGGTGCTGCTGGGCGATCAGGTCACTGCCCGCACCAAGCGAGACTTTGACCGCATCCTGTCCCGCATCACCCGGGAACTCGACGGCAGCATCGAAGACGAAAAACGCCGCAACGACTTCCTCGACGGCATCAATGCTATCGTCGAGGCCATGCGCGCCGGCCGTTTCCAGGCCCGCGTCTATCGCAAGGCCAAGTTCCACGCCAAGGCG is part of the Humisphaera borealis genome and encodes:
- a CDS encoding C1 family peptidase; translation: MGNAKPNFVVLVLLGCFASSVSAEKLSYREFCGPVRDQGDSNACVAFATIAAMEITYKRETGRDLDLSEQDLLNKSGHNLGVLDTPNAAQIALATVVKFGVCEEEKMPWRDKDLAKRAKLNDVFRAVPLTAGVPLTGGPIANVASLKTALKKGPVIVHLNADPLQGVKTDRVIVSRGRPNHAVVLTGYDDDRQAFEVRNSWAEDWGVGGYGFVSYKSDFWGACGFVPKSVTIAYAPRPKEGVEGVLKTGGEIVDAVGKKGGQVVQAGQDGAKAVAKGGERVIEVVGDTAEKLRKDAVEAMARLREAEERERRKREERERREEEARRRKLEENARRVVETAKKFFGGKK